From one Mytilus edulis chromosome 1, xbMytEdul2.2, whole genome shotgun sequence genomic stretch:
- the LOC139487970 gene encoding uncharacterized protein encodes MVFVLLIMIHTTLKLIVIAQHNLTPYGTATQSSWLDGGHGHARFAIQPPISNAFSMTICTHTATLSDQPAWWMFQFSFGSAFITEIQLYYRHGAAYRMDGFKLYVTNTSTIPPDGYLCYEDPDPGLPNITQTIPCFQFGKYVIYYDTKGDVKYGPLVELCYVAIYGCPRGMWGPSCTEACSSLCVSQHCHPENGSCVYGCDPQQCLNTKCEIYTGVCTKGCATGWEGQYCLCIRCRYIFFESNRF; translated from the exons ATGGTTTTTGTGTTGCTGATCATGATCCACACAACTTTAAAATTGATTGTTATAGCTCAAC ataatCTTACACCATATGGAACAGCTACGCAAAGTTCTTGGCTTGATGGTGGTCATGGTCATGCTCGATTTGCCATACAACCACCTATATCAAATGCCTTCAGTATGACAATATGTACCCATACAGCTACCCTAAGTGATCAACCAGCATGGTGGATGTTTCAATTTTCCTTCGGATCTGCATTTATCACAGAAATTCAACTATACTACAGACACGGAg CTGCCTATCGTATGGATGGATTTAAATTATATGTGACCAATACATCAACTATTCCACCTGATGGTTACCTCTGTTATGAAGATCCTGATCCTGGTCTTCCAAACATCACACAAACTATTCCATGTTTCCAATTTGGAAAATATGTAATATATTATGACACTAAAGGAGATGTAAAATACGGACCTTTGGTGGAATTATGCTATGTCGCGATTTATG GATGCCCAAGAGGTATGTGGGGACCAAGCTGTACAGAAGCATGTTCATCTTTATGTGTAAGTCAACACTGTCATCCTGAAAATGGATCCTGCGTTTACGGATGTGACCCCCAGCAATGTTTGAATACTAAATGCGAAATATACACAGGCGTTTGTACAAAGGGATGTGCAACAGGATGGGAAGGGCAGTACTGTCTATGTATAAGATGTAGGTATATCTTTTTTGAAAGTAATCGATTTTAA